One genomic window of Anaeromyxobacter diazotrophicus includes the following:
- the cglF gene encoding adventurous gliding motility protein CglF, which translates to MNPDKVAEVSTGVAIPMENPVLRSLSRRRGTRGTPMRKRLLLTVLAFPLFAFGQEKQPPEPRVEYEKKTVINFDDDTIQGDLTRPDGEYVEARKRVNHSNLIKIREEWRDKVKQSAADL; encoded by the coding sequence ATGAACCCCGACAAGGTGGCCGAGGTGAGCACGGGTGTTGCTATCCCCATGGAAAACCCGGTGCTACGCTCCCTGTCACGGAGAAGAGGGACAAGAGGGACACCGATGCGAAAGCGGCTTCTTCTGACGGTCCTCGCCTTTCCCCTGTTCGCCTTCGGACAGGAGAAGCAACCGCCTGAACCCCGGGTGGAGTACGAAAAGAAGACGGTCATCAACTTCGACGACGACACGATCCAGGGTGACCTGACGCGCCCCGATGGAGAGTATGTCGAGGCGCGCAAGCGGGTGAACCACTCGAACTTGATCAAGATCCGCGAAGAGTGGCGCGACAAGGTGAAGCAGTCCGCCGCCGACCTCTGA
- the gltG gene encoding adventurous gliding motility protein GltG, with the protein MPTPLTLEVYRGDELVRTERFTREIIKIGRLASAHLCLEDERISRIHSVIEVGAEGVSIIDMGSAEGTFVNGKRVSKGSLKHGDEIKLGGLRIVVAGDGSPAAGPKNRALEVPAQAAARALPAAHANGQHANGQHANGHPHNGHAPNGHAVAPLQTSAGAALALRAAEPAPAQAAQAAVAPAPARPARPALALARPIDEEPVEEGAPDLGVELRVLWGDALLDAGTFVAPKQPVLVGEGPRCHFRLSGPDLPTSDFPILRHEGGEYRFLFARGMRGGVEDGGKLRTFGELVKSRAASQDEAVEGAWSVPVPRAGAARAELGSGLCVEARFRRPPKAAVVPWWERLDYRYLNLLLVLLFLQGGFVVAAKTTTRDMDLVQDDLAKGQQRMAKFVMKAPEQQPKVNPYLEKLKSDLRKEQPGEMAERHKGDEGQMGKKDAPKTNGRSAPKAIDPNAKELVKNSGLLAALGKGRGTGGLSTVFGQGGLGGDLKGAIGNMYGPVVGDSRGVGGLGLKGTGTGGGGAGETIGIGAVGTKGRGGGLGGYGSGVGGLGAKRDRDVAIATGETKVLGAIDPELIRKVIRDHADQVRYCYEQQLTLNPKLGGKVAIKWQINADGRASATLLDPSVPIDSDGLRTVGECIMSRIRTWEFPKPKGGGMAIVTYPWILRSSGSGSAG; encoded by the coding sequence ATGCCTACTCCCCTCACCCTCGAGGTCTACCGCGGCGACGAGCTGGTCCGGACCGAGCGCTTCACGCGCGAGATCATCAAGATCGGCCGGCTCGCCTCGGCGCACCTGTGCCTCGAGGACGAGCGGATCTCGCGCATCCACTCGGTGATCGAGGTGGGGGCCGAGGGCGTCTCCATCATCGACATGGGGAGCGCCGAGGGGACGTTCGTCAACGGCAAGCGGGTGAGCAAGGGCTCGCTGAAGCACGGCGACGAGATCAAGCTCGGCGGCCTGCGCATCGTGGTGGCGGGGGACGGCAGCCCCGCCGCGGGGCCGAAGAACCGCGCGCTCGAGGTCCCCGCCCAGGCGGCCGCCCGGGCGCTCCCCGCCGCGCACGCCAACGGCCAGCACGCCAACGGGCAGCACGCCAACGGGCACCCGCACAACGGACACGCGCCGAACGGCCACGCGGTGGCCCCGCTCCAGACCTCGGCCGGCGCCGCGCTCGCGCTCCGCGCCGCCGAGCCGGCGCCCGCGCAGGCCGCGCAGGCCGCGGTTGCGCCCGCGCCCGCCCGGCCGGCGCGCCCGGCGCTGGCGCTCGCGCGCCCCATCGACGAGGAGCCGGTGGAGGAGGGCGCCCCCGACCTCGGCGTGGAGCTCCGCGTCCTCTGGGGCGACGCGCTCCTCGACGCCGGCACCTTCGTCGCCCCGAAGCAGCCGGTCCTGGTGGGCGAGGGGCCGCGCTGTCACTTCCGCCTCTCCGGGCCCGACCTCCCCACCTCCGACTTCCCCATCCTCCGCCACGAGGGCGGCGAGTACCGCTTCCTCTTCGCGCGCGGCATGCGCGGCGGCGTGGAGGACGGCGGCAAGCTCCGCACCTTCGGCGAGCTGGTGAAGTCCCGCGCCGCCTCGCAGGACGAGGCGGTCGAGGGCGCGTGGTCGGTGCCGGTGCCGCGCGCCGGGGCCGCTCGCGCCGAGCTGGGCAGCGGGCTGTGCGTCGAGGCGCGCTTCCGCCGGCCGCCCAAGGCCGCGGTGGTGCCCTGGTGGGAGCGGCTCGACTACCGCTACCTCAACCTGCTCCTCGTGCTGCTCTTCCTGCAGGGCGGGTTCGTGGTGGCGGCGAAGACCACCACCCGCGACATGGACCTCGTGCAGGACGACCTCGCCAAGGGCCAGCAGCGGATGGCGAAGTTCGTGATGAAGGCGCCCGAGCAGCAGCCCAAGGTGAACCCCTACCTCGAGAAGCTGAAGAGCGATCTCCGCAAGGAGCAGCCGGGGGAGATGGCCGAGCGCCACAAGGGCGACGAGGGCCAGATGGGCAAGAAGGACGCGCCCAAGACGAACGGCCGCTCCGCGCCGAAGGCCATCGACCCGAACGCGAAGGAGCTGGTGAAGAACTCGGGGCTGCTGGCCGCGCTCGGCAAGGGCCGCGGCACCGGCGGGCTCTCCACCGTCTTCGGTCAGGGCGGCCTGGGCGGCGACCTCAAGGGCGCCATCGGCAACATGTACGGCCCGGTGGTGGGCGACAGCCGCGGCGTCGGCGGGCTCGGCCTCAAGGGCACCGGGACCGGCGGCGGCGGCGCGGGCGAGACCATCGGCATCGGCGCGGTGGGCACGAAGGGGCGCGGCGGCGGGCTCGGCGGCTACGGCTCCGGCGTGGGCGGCCTCGGCGCCAAGCGCGACCGCGACGTCGCCATCGCCACCGGCGAGACCAAGGTCCTCGGCGCCATCGACCCGGAGCTCATCCGCAAGGTCATCCGCGACCACGCCGACCAGGTCCGGTACTGCTACGAGCAGCAGCTCACGCTCAACCCGAAGCTCGGCGGCAAGGTGGCCATCAAGTGGCAGATCAACGCCGACGGCCGCGCCTCGGCCACCCTCCTCGACCCGAGCGTCCCCATCGACTCGGACGGCCTGCGCACGGTGGGCGAGTGCATCATGAGCCGCATCCGGACGTGGGAGTTCCCCAAGCCCAAGGGCGGTGGCATGGCGATCGTCACCTATCCGTGGATCCTGCGCAGCTCCGGCTCGGGCTCGGCAGGATAG
- the cglE gene encoding adventurous gliding motility protein CglE, with amino-acid sequence MTRIHSRPLLAALLAISLLPALAAAQEAAPPMPEDPRAPRFKEVERGFFTGFEVGYLSLFKTPTADPVKFPFAGAGGGTASGMLVGATLGYDVSSRVAVSLFALGGNARASVSYGAFSVLAAGLDLRVALLGASDKYGVERLHVYLHGRGGGLLTTPEGLLGHTDVYLAGGPGVEYFTHLRHFAVGLAADVAYLTKAKAAGLAITPTVRYTF; translated from the coding sequence GTGACCCGCATCCACTCCAGACCCCTCCTCGCCGCGCTCCTCGCGATCTCCCTCCTCCCGGCCCTCGCGGCGGCGCAGGAGGCGGCGCCGCCCATGCCGGAGGATCCGCGCGCGCCCCGCTTCAAGGAGGTGGAGCGCGGGTTCTTCACCGGCTTCGAGGTGGGCTACCTCTCGCTCTTCAAGACCCCCACCGCCGACCCGGTGAAGTTCCCGTTCGCCGGCGCCGGCGGCGGCACCGCCAGCGGGATGCTGGTCGGCGCCACGCTCGGCTACGACGTGTCGAGCCGCGTGGCGGTGTCGCTCTTCGCGCTGGGCGGCAACGCGCGCGCCAGCGTCTCGTACGGAGCGTTCAGCGTGCTCGCGGCCGGGCTCGACCTGCGGGTGGCGCTCCTCGGCGCGAGCGACAAGTACGGGGTGGAGCGGCTGCACGTGTACCTGCACGGGCGCGGCGGCGGCCTCCTCACCACGCCCGAGGGGCTGCTCGGGCACACCGACGTCTACCTCGCCGGCGGACCGGGGGTGGAGTACTTCACGCACCTGCGCCACTTCGCGGTCGGCCTCGCCGCCGACGTCGCCTACCTGACGAAGGCCAAGGCGGCCGGGCTCGCCATCACCCCGACCGTCCGTTACACCTTCTAG